In Myxococcales bacterium, the genomic window TTCTCTCGCATCTCGCTCATCCAGGTGTTCGTGGCACCCACGGTCTTGGCGTGATCCGCTTTCGACATCAGCACCCCCGGCGCCTTGTCCGCGCTGTAGGCCGATCCGTAGTGGGTCTCCATCCACTTGCTGAGCACGCCATGATGCGACTCGGCGAGCCCCTTCCGGCGGCCAAACTGGGACATTCCTCCGTGTTCGCCCACGACCCACATCACGCGCTTCTGGACGCTCTCGACTACCGTGGATGCATACTTTCCGAGGTCTTTCGGGCTGAGACGGCGTACCAGGGACGCGACGCCCTGCTCTGCAGGCTTCGCCGCACGAAACGCGACGTGCGAGCCCGTGGTGACGCCACCAATCCCGGCGACAACCGCGTCTGATGCCAGCGCTGTTGGCAAGCCCCAGTTCACGGCGGCCACAACCTTCGGCACTCTGAGCGGCGACGGCGACCTCCACGCCGCCGCGACGCGGTCTATCCAATCGGCGATAGGGGGACGGAATCGCTTCTGGCATGGCTCGCACGGGACCCAAGACCGGGGGTCATGTCTTTCAGGCGCCCCGCTCACGTACGCGTACAGGTTCAGGTCCGCCTCGTCGTCCGGCACGTGCACCGCCAACGGATCCGCACTCATCCACCGATTCAAGACCGGCGCGTAGTACCTCTTCCCGAAGTACTGGAGCCCGACCTCGACGTCCTCTTCCTTCCCTGTGAAGCTCGACTCCGTCGCGAGCGCCGACCGCGCAGCTCGGTTTTCCCGGCGCGTTCGCAGCTTAGAAAGTCAGAGACCAGAGGCGAGATCCTCGTGCAGCGACGAAAATCCCAGACGCGAGTTTCAGCCTAGCTTCGCGCTCGCCGAGACGCGAGCGCCGACGCGCACGCGCGCGGGGAGGCGGGTTTTCGGCGGCCAAAAAGGCAAGCCATCAGAGCTTCGGTGCGGTCTCGCGTCGGCCGTCCAAACGTGGAGCACGCGGATCATCTGCTTGCGCTCATCGATTTCGAAATACATGTGGCACCGCGACTTCGGCATCAGCAACCGTTTCAAGCCTGGGCGCTTCTCCGTTGGCAATGGCGTACCAGGAGTGTCGACAGAGCCGAGGAAATCGATCGCCTCGAGCAGCTCCAGCGCGAAGGTGTTGGGGAAGTCAGCGTACTTGCGCCAGCGTGCGTCGATGCGCGTGGCAGCCCGCCCGGCTCGCTTTGAGATGAAAACGTTCACGGCCTGGCCGCAAGGCGCAGCGCAAACTCGCGTGCATCTTCGAAGTCACCGCGCTCGAAATCCTCGGCGCCTTCTTCGACGGCGCGCTCGAGCTCGGCTCGTTCCTCGGCAGTCATCCGATCTGTCACCGGAAAAACGAGCAGCTCCGCTCCCTCGACAAAATCCCTCGGCTCGTCGAGCACGATCTGCCCGTTCTTCACTTGCGCCTTCAGAGCGTCCATACGGCCAAAGATAGCACCACCCCGTGCCCTCGCCGAGGCTCGCCCGGGCGCGGAGCTCGCTACGACGAGTAGCTGGTGTTCTCCAGCAGGATCACGTTCGTCCTGCTGCGGGTCTCGCCGGCGTTGGTCACGTAGACGGCGGGTTTGTCGACGATCGGGCAGACCTTCTCGCACGCGCCGCAGCCGATGCAGAGCGACGGATCGACGTGGGGACGTTGCACCTTGATGGTGGTCATCTTCGCCGCCTCGCCACCCGCCTCGTAGTGGCTCTCGCGCTTCGGTACCTCGACGTCTTCGGCCCAGATGGCCTTGGGCGAGGTCGGACAGAACTCCTCACACACGATGCACGGCGTGGCCATCGACCAGGGCAGACAACGGCCCTGGTCGTACATCGCCGTGCCGATGCTCACCGGCTTCTGGCCGATGCCCATCTTCTGTTTCTCGTCGATCTTCTGGATCGCTCCGGTCGGGCAGACCTGGCCACAGAGCACACAGCTGAACTCACAGTAGCCAATGCGCGCGATCAGGATCGGCGTCCACAACCCCTCGAGCCCCGCCTCGAAGAACGCCGGGTGCAGCGCGTTGTTGGGACAGACCTTCATGCACTCCGCACAGCGGATGCAGCGCTCGAGAAACTCGCGCTCTTCCACCGAGCCCGGCGGGCGGATCACCTTCTCGCTGTACGCTCGGTCCGGCCAGTTTGCGACGCGCATCGCCGGGATCGCCGCAGCGCCCGCCGCGGTCGTGGCCAGCATCGTGCGGCGCTGCAGATCGGGCTTCAGGATCTCGCTCTTGCGGTTGGGCAAGAACTTGAACTTGATCACGTCCTCGGGACAGGCAGTCTCACAGTTGAAACACACGAAACACTCGTCTTGCCGGTGTTTCACCCCGCCCTGCGGGCTGTCCGCACCCTGGCAGTGCACCAGGCACAGGTTGCAGTCGGTGCACTTCGAATGATCCTTCTCCATTCCGAAGATGGAGAAGCGCGACAGCACGCCCAGGAACGAACCGAGCGGACACAGCGCCCGGCACCAGAACCGCGGAATGATGCGGTTCATGAACAAGATGGCGACCAGCGCGAAAATGATGAACCAGGTCTGGTGGAAATAACCCTGGTTCGCGGTCCAGATGGTCTGCGCAAGGAAGTCCTGCGCGCCATCACTCGCGTTCTGCACCGAGCGCAGGTTGGTCGACGCCGCCACGGTCGCGCCGCGAATGCCCAGGTACTGCAGCGCGGGCACGACACCGAGGCCGATGGCGCGCACGGCCACGCAGATCGGATCGAACAGCCCGCCAACCGCGCTACCCGCGGCGGCCGCACCCAGGAAGCCGTACATCAGGTAGTACTTGCCGGATTGCCAGCCCTTGGTCTTGTTCGACTCGACCCGTTTGTTCCCCTTCAGATAACGACTCGGGAAGATCCAACCGAAGAACTGGTGCAGCGTTCCGAACGGACAGATCCAGCCGCAGAACACGCGCCCGAAGAGCAGCGTCAGCGTCAAGATCACGAGGGACCACGCCAGCCCGCGGTAGACCGTGTGGGTCGAGAGCAGCGTCATCGCCGCGACGAAGGGATCGGCCAGCAGAAACGCCTCGACCGGCAGCGGCAAGCGGATCGCTTTGTCGGATGCGGCGGCGAACGTGCCGCGGAACGCGGTCGCAAACAGGAACCACAAGAAGATCCCGAGGAACACCGCCTGCGCCACGACCCGCGCGCCAGCCAGGAACCGAATGATCTTTCGCGCGGGGATCCCCGAGCCGGGCAGCTTGCGCGGGCCAAAGCGTCTCTTGACCCACCTATTGAAGCCCGAGGGCGGTGGAACGCGCGTGGGAGTCGATGCTGAACCAGCGCTCTCGCCCCCACCGCCGGCCTTCGGCGAGGCAGCCCCGCTCGCGGAGGTGCCCGCCGCGCTCGCGTCGACCGCGCCAGCCGAAACCCCACCCGACTTGCAACCGCACCCGCCGGAGCCGCAGCCCTTCTTCGCAGCAGCCGCCGGCGGTTGAACGGCGGGCGGCGCGCGCACCGGCTCCGCGTCGAGCGGAGCGACCCGCCCCGCAGCGCCGAGCCACGGGATGGGGCTGGGTAGATCGTGGGGCGCAGCGTGGGTGTGCTCGGACACTCAGACCTCCACGCGCGGCACTTGCTCCCAGGCGACCTTTCCGAGCCCGCGCTCCTCACCCATGGCGAGGTACTTCACGTTGGCAGGTTTCTCGCCGATCAGCGTCGCGCCGTACGCATCGACCGCCACCGGATCGAGACTGGCGATGACCTGATGCATGTCCTTTGCGTCGTCGATGTTGCCACCCTGCGGCCCGTTCCGGAGCAGCACTCGCGTTGCATCGAGCACCGTGAGTGTCGGGCGCATGAACGTCGCAAGATCTGCGATCGAAACGTCGATGTTCTGGTGCAGTCGGTTACGGCGCCCACCGAGCAGGCCGTACCAGTTCTTCATAGCCCCGGTGTACTTCGACAGGTTGTGGTGCTTGGCCACCGGCACGTTGATGATCTTGTCGGCGTTGACCAGCGGTGTGTACACCGGCCAGAGGTCGAGCACGTCGCCCTTCATGCGTATCTCGCGGAAGCGGTGGGCGGCGGGCAGGATGACGGTCGCACCGACCGCGTGGGTCGCGCGCCAGATCCCCGAGCGGGTGAAGCAGCGGTTCGGCTCGTTGCACGAGGCGTCCGTGACCACCACCCGCGCAGCGCCGGCATCGAACGCCATCTTGACCAGCTCGGCGACGACCACGGGGTTGGTGTTCGCGGCGTGGACCGGCATTCGGTCCCAGCCGATGTTGGGTTTGATGGCAACGACGTCACCCCGGGAGATGAAGCGCTTCATGCCGCCGAGACCCTCGACCGCCTTGCGCGTCAGCTCGGCCGCGTCCCGGGAGCTCTTGGCGATGGCCATCACGGCCGCGTCCCCCACGGCCTTCACGCCGAAGTCACGGACCTGCCGCTCACTCTCGGACCGGGAGAGGTCCAATCCGCCGCGGTCGTAGGCGAGTTTGGCCACGAGGGCCGAGCCGCCGATCAGCCCGCTGGCCACGCCGAGACGCGAAAGCGCTTCTCGACGGGATATTTCGGCCATGGCCCGTTGGATATGGGACAGATCTCACGTAACGTCAAATTTGCAGGCAGAGAACCTAACCTGACGTAACTGTAGGATTTTGTTTCGACTCGGGCGAGCGGAGCCCGCCGGAGGGCGGCTGGGACCCCAGAAAGCCGGTTCCAGTTCTGATTGCTTGAACACCGGGACCCGGGGCGCTAGGGTCCGCGCCCCCGCCATGAAAGACGGCATCCACCCCCAGTACAACGTCATCACCGTGGCCTGCGCCTGCGGGAACACTTTCCAGACCCGCTCGACGGCGAAGGAAATGCCCGTCGATGTCTGCGCGGCCTGTCACCCGTTCTACACGGGCAAACAGCGCCTCATGGACACCCAGGGCCGCGTCGATCGTTTCCGGAAGCGTTACGCCCAGAAGACGGCGTGAGCGGTTCTCACCGGAAAAAAGATTTGAGCTCGGGGGCAGCAGTTCCCAGAGCTGACGCTATATTCAGCGGGCTACCATGAACCAGCCCCCGGTCGTCTCCACCGACGGAGTCGCGCGCCCCTACATTGGAGGGCAAGCCTTGATCGAAGGCGTGATGATGCGCTCGCCGCACTCGTACGCGGCGGTCGTACGTCGACGTGGTGGCGCGCTGATGGTGCGCGAAGAGGAGATGGTCGATCCGCGCGTGGGAGCCAAGGCCTGGCCGCTGGTGCGAGGGATCACGACGCTGGTCGAGGCCCTGAAGCTCGGCAGTCGCTGCCTCAGGTTCAGTGCGGAGGTCTACGAGCAAGATCTGGAGGCCGAAGAAAAGGCCGGCGGCGCCAGACCCAAGAGTGGTGGGCCGAGCACGCTCGCGGCGCTCTCCCTCTCGATCATCGCGCTGGTCACCGCGGATCCAGAGTCGCCCCCGCCCACTTCGGGCAAGGACGGTGGCGCCGGCAAATCGCTGTTCACGCTGCTCACCGTCCTGTTTGCGATCGGCTTGTTCGTGGCGTTGCCGCAGGCCTTCGCCGAGGGAACCAGCCGTGTGTTCAAGCTCGGCCTCGACGTGCGCGATCCGCGCTTCCAGGTCATCACCGGCGCGGCCAAGCTCTTGATCGTCGTCGGCTACATGCTGGCAATCCGGCGCATGCCCGAGATCTACCGGGTGTTTCAGTATCACGGCGCTGAACACAAGGCGATCCACGCCTACGAGGCGGGTCAGGAGCTCGTCGTCGCCAACGCACGCAGCAAGACCACGCTGCACCCGCGCTGCGGAACGACATTCCTGGTCATGGTCGCGATGGTCTCGATCCTGGTGTTCACCGCCATCGGGCCGCTCTTGCCGCAGCTCGGCCTCGGCAAGCTTGGCGACAACCTGCTCTTCTTCTTGATGAAGCTGCCGTTCTTGCCCTTCATCGCCGCCATCACCTTCGAGATCCAGCGAGCCCTCGCGCGCTGGGGCAAAGGGCCGTTGGCGCTCTTGCTCTACCCCGGCTTCCTGGTGCAGAAGATCACCACCATCGAACCGGATGACTCACAGCTCGAGGTGGCGTTGGCCGCGCTCCGCAGCGCACTCGTGCGGGAGCAGGGCAGAGCGACCGCGCAGGGTGACTCGACCTTCGATGGTTTCGAAGCGCTGAACGAAGCGCGCCCGGCAGCCTGACGTGCTCCCGGTCGAGAAGCTCGAGGCGGTCCGGCGGCGGAGCGAGGAGCTCGAACAGCTGCTGTGTGAACCGGCGACCATCGCCGATCCGTCCCGACTGCTGTCCCTTGGCCGTGAGCGCTCTCAGATCCAGGCCGTGGTCGTGGCGTTCGACGAGTGGCGCGACCTGACTCGTCGGGTAGAGGAAGACCGCGAGATGCTCGATGACCCGGAGCTCGGCGCGCTCGCGCAGGACGAGCTGCCGAGGCTCGAAGCGCGCTTGGTCGAGCTGGAGAAGCAGCTCCAGCTCCTGCTCTTGCCCCAGGATCCAAACGACGACAAGAACACGATCCTCGAGATCCGCGGCGGAACGGGCGGCGAAGAAGCGGCCCTCTTCGCCGGCGATCTGCTGCGCATGTACACACGCTTTGCCGAGCAGAAGGGCTGGAAGGTCGAGCTGATGTCGACCAGCGAGGCCGCTGCAGGCGGCATCAAGGAAGCCATCGCGCTGGTCACGGGCAACCGCGTGTACTCGAGCCTCAAATTCGAGGGCGGAGTACACAGGGTTCAACGTGTCCCGGTGACCGAGGCGCAGGGTCGCATCCACACCTCGACGGCCACCGTCGCGGTCTTGCCCGAAGCGGAGGACGTCGACGTGAACATCGACGACAAGGATCTGCGCTTCGACATCGCGGCCTCCGGAGGCCCCGGCGGGCAAGGGGTGAACACCACGAACAGCGCGGTGCAGATCACCCATTTGCCCACCGGCATGATCGTCAAATGCCAGGACGAGCGCAGCCAGCTGAAGAACAAGAGCAAAGCGCTCAAGATCCTGCGCAGTCGTCTGCTCGACATCGAACAGCAGAAGCAGTCCGAGGCCCAGCGCGACGAGCGGCGCGGCATGGTCAAGAGCGGCGACCGGTCGGAGAAGATCCGCACCTACAACTTTCCGCAGAATCGCCTCACCGATCACCGCATTGGGCTCACGTTGTACCAGCTCGATCGGGTGATGGAAGGGGACCTGTCGGAGCTGATCGACGCGCTGGTTTCATTTCACCAGGCAGCAGAGCTCGAGCGGCAAGGGCTTCGCTGAGTCGCCGTCGGCGAAGTCAAGTGTTAGCGCCGATGAGCGTGAACCACGCTGCGGCGACGCGCACCAACCTTGATGCTCGACCTGCGGCGCGTTCGCGGCGAACATGGGGCAGTGAGCCAGGCGCAGCAGGAGCCCGATCGCCCAAGTCGGCGTCCGATCGACGACGACGGGCTGTTCTGCGCCTTGGTCCTCGTGCCGCCGAGCTTCAGCCGCAACCGTTTCTTCCGGCTGTTCGAGGAGCCGGGCGCGCGCAAGGTGCGGCGGAAGGCGGCGCGCGTGCGGGGCCTCGTCCGTCAGCTCTTGGGCCGCGGTCGCCAGAAGAGTGAGCTCATCGGCGAGGCAGTGCTCGATGACGGGCAGGTGTTGCTCCGCTTCCGCGTCGATGGCCTGTCGTACGATCGAACCGCGGCGCTGACCGCGCTCGAGGCGGCGACCCTGCGGTATGCGCTTCACCGCGCCGACTCGTCGCCGCTCGAGGACGGCGATCGGGTCCTGGTCGAGCAGGCGTTGAGCCGACTTGGTGGTTTCGAGCTGCTGTCCGCTCAGGGCTGATTCACGCGGGTGATGACCCGCTGCCACGCGGCTCGTTCGGCCGGATCTGCGCTCGGGTTTCGGTCGCCGATGAACGTGAGCTCACGCGCAGGCGCAGAGCCCTGTCGGTGCACGCTCAGCGTTGCATGTTCGATGCGGCCAACGGCCTCACCCGCGCCGGTGAACAGGGCGGCAAGGTCGGGGCCAACCGCACGACGCGGCGCCGGACGCACCACCAACCGGCGGCCGTTGCCGAGCTCGGCCGAGAAACCCGCGAGGGGCTGGGCAACCGGATCGCTCCAGCGATCACGCAGACCCGGCATGCCGGCGGCGACGAACGCTGCAATCTTCAGCTGTCCGGGCTCGCTCTCGAGGCCGAGTGTGAGCCCGCGCTGGGTCAGCTGTCGTTCGGCTTCGGCGAGCGACGTCTGCCCGTCGAAGGTTGCGAGCAGCGACGCCTGATCGATGTGCCCGGGCAGGAAGGGCTCGGCCGCAGCGACCTCGTGGATCGGCACGTCGGCTCGCGGCGTGAGGTTGCCGGGGTTCAAGATGCCGTGGGGATCCAGCGCTTGCATCATGCGACGCACCACCTCGACCCCGTATCCCAGCTCTTCACCCAGACGCGGCGCCTTGCTGCGCCCCACGCCGTGATGGTGGCTGAGAGTGCCTCCCGCCGCGATGGCGGCGCCAAGCGCCGAGCGCCAGGCGGCGTCGTACTTTTCGATCGCCGCCTCGTCGCTGTCGGCGGAGCCGGAGAACGTGAAGTAGATGCTGCAGCCGTCAGGATAGGCGTGGGAGAGATGCGCCATGACGAGCACGTGTTCACCCAGTGCTTCGCGCACGCCGTCGTACAACGCAGCGAGCTTGGACCACGGCGCGGCGACCTCCATCGTGTCGCTGAACGCACCCAGGCGAAACACCGGCGCCTGGCGGTAGCTGACGCTGTAACGATGCGCGAACCACTTGCGCGCCGGGCCCTCCCCCAGCGCCCGTGCACCGAGCTCCCGCGCGATGCGAGCTGCGCGTTCACAATCGGCGTGAGCGGGATCCGAGAGCCCCTCGAACACCAGGACCATGGTCGCGCCGCCGAGCAAGTTGCCTTCGGCAGCCTGGATCACCGCGTTGAGGGCGCGCGGTACCTTCAGGATCGTACGCGCAAGCTTCGCAACCCGAGTGCTGGTGGTCCCCGGCCCTCGGCGGCGGCGACCCGAGCGCACCGAGCCGGACTTCATGATGGCCGAGTCGATGGGGTCGTAGAGGCGCGAGACCGCCGGGCGCAGCCCCGCCTGGTACATGACCCGGAGTGCCTCCCACCCGGACTCGGTGTCGGCGAAGGAAAACGCGGCGTACGCCCGGGCAATCGGCGCAGGATGCAGTCGGAGTTTCGCCCGCGTGATGATGGCCATGGTGCCTTCGCTGCCGATGATGGCCGGGACGAGGCTCGGGCCGTCGAAGCGCCGGCGCAGCGTGACGGCCTCACCGGTGCCGAGCACACAGTCGAGCGACACGACCATGTCCTCGATCTTGCCGTAGAGCCCCGAGCACTGACCGGCGCCGCGCGCCGCGACCCAACCGCCGACGGTCGAGCACAGAATGCTCGACGGGAAATGCCCGATGGTGAAGCCGGCGCGCTGGATGTCCTCTTCCAGCGTGATGCCCATGGCGCCCGCTCCGACATCGAGCAGCGGTGCGGTCGAATCGATGGAGTAGTCCCGGATCTTCTTCAGATCGACGACGATGGTGCGCTCATTCGGATCCACGCCGCCGCACACACCGCTGCCGGCGCCGAAGGGCACGAGACAGTGGCCTTCTTCGCGCGCGATGCGCGTGAGGGTGATCACCTCGTCGGTGTTCCGCGGCCAGACCACCGCCCGAGGCTGGTGCAGATCCGGGCGCCCTGCGCGAACGTCGAGCAACCGGCGGGGCCAGAGGTCGCGGGCATAGGCCAGACGATCGGGGCTCGTCTCGCTGACGGTGACGCCCGGCAGCGCGCTCTCGAGGGCACGGATGACGCTCACACCGAGCTTGTAACCCGCGTGCGCCAGGGCGTATACCTTTCGCTCCGTGTCGCTGCGCGCCAAACACGCCTTCTTCATCAGCGTCCTCGCCGGCTTGTCGGCCTCCATCTGCGGGTCGGGCTGCGGTGGTGGCACAGCGAGCCCGGCGAAGAGCGCCGGCCAGAAGAACGGCCAGAAATCCAGCGGCGAAACCGGCGAGGGCGGCGAGCAGTCCGGCAGCGAGACCGAGGCAGCCAGCTCTCCGTGTCAGGACGGCAGCTGCTTCGAGTGCGGAAAAGGGCTGTGCCCCAAGGGTTTTTACTGCGACGAAAAAGCGGGCGGCGGCCCGGCTTGTGCGTGGCTGCCGGAGTGCGCTGCCAGCGCGACGTGTGCGTGCGTGAAACAGGTGCTGGGCAGCGCCTGCAGCTGCGCCGAAAAGAGCGTCGGCGTCAGCGTCACGTGTGAGTGAGACCGGGTCTCACTCCCGCAAAAAGCTCACGGGCGCTGTGCGAGGATCAGGATCCTCGGGGAGCTTGCGCCGAAGAACACCCCCGGCGTGGATGGATGCCCACTGGCTTCGGTCACCCGGAAGCCGGCGTCGTGCAGGATCTTGCCGAGCTCGTGCAGCGAGTATAGCCGAATGCTGTAACCACACTCTGCGGTGCGACCGTCGTCCAAGATCAGGGAGCGTTTCACCTTCAGACGACTGGTGATGAAGTCCACCGCCATATCGTCCATGCAAACGCACGCTTCGCCTTCGAACCAGGTCTGCGCCGGTTGGTTGGCGACGACGAAGTCGCGATTGGCGACGTCGAGCAGGAACATTCCCCCCGGCCTGAGGGCACGGAAGATGCGGGACGCCACCGCGGCGTTCTTCTCTTCCTCGAAATATCCGAAGCTCGTGTTCCAGCAGTAGATGCCGTCGAACATCTCTTCGAACGCCATCTCGCGCATGTCGCCCTGAAGCAGGTTCAGCTTCTGGCCGACCTCCTGCGCACAGTCCGCTGCGACGGCGAGCTGGTAGAGCGACAGATCGTAACCGACCACGCCATATCCTCGCTGCGCGAGCTCGACCGCGTGCTGACCCCCGCCGCACGCAAGGTCGAGCAGTACGCCACCCTTGGCGACACCCAGCGACTCTTCGATGAAGTCTGCCTCGCGGACGATCTGCGGAGTCTTGAGCTTGGCGTTGGCTCGCGCGAAGTCCTCGCCGAACAGCTCCTCCCACCAGGCCTTGCGCTGCTTGCTGCGCTGCGCTTCCTTGGCTTCGGCAACGGAGGGCGGCTTCGGCGGATCACGGCGCGGCGGCGGTGGCGGCGGTTTCTCCTCCTCGATGACCACCGCGATCTCGGGCTCGCTCTCGCGCTCTACCGGGATCTCGACGTCCGCCAGCTGCTCGGCCGCGGCGGCGTCGGAGCGCTCGTCGGCGGGGAACGAAATGTCACCGTCCTCTTCTCCGTCGGAATCCGGGGCAATGTCGTCGTCGGAGAGCTCGTCGGCAGTCGAGACGTCCACACGCTGGACCGGAACGGAGTCCCGACGGGGCCGCGTCGTGGGCGGTTCGACCGTTGGCACCACCTCGACGGGAGTCACCGGTGACGCTTCCGTGCTCGCACTCGGCGGCGGCGGCGGCACGGCGGCCGCACTTGGTGGAGTCGGCGGCGCGGCGGCAGCGCTTGGTGGAGTCTGGGGCGCGACTGCAGCGCTCGGCGCTGCGGCCGGAGCGGGCGCCGGCGCCGGCGCCGGAGCGTCCGCGGGCGCGACCGACGCGGGATCCGCGGGCAGAGCGGGCACTCTAGCGCGTTCAGCGTGTTTGACGCTGATCATGCGCATTGGTTTCAGCGAGGTCGGCGGGGACTCGATCGGTTCATCCGGAGCGTCGACCACGAGCGGTGGGGGCGGATAAGAGGTCGCTGCACTCTCGCCGTCACCCGACAGATCCGGGGGTGCATTCCAAGGTTGTGTGGGCGGCTCGGACTCGTTGCGGCGCGCAGTCGCGGTTGCAGTCGGCGGTTCGGCGCGCGGAGGTTGTGAGACCGGACGCGGAGGTTGT contains:
- a CDS encoding 4Fe-4S binding protein, with translation MRAPPAVQPPAAAAKKGCGSGGCGCKSGGVSAGAVDASAAGTSASGAASPKAGGGGESAGSASTPTRVPPPSGFNRWVKRRFGPRKLPGSGIPARKIIRFLAGARVVAQAVFLGIFLWFLFATAFRGTFAAASDKAIRLPLPVEAFLLADPFVAAMTLLSTHTVYRGLAWSLVILTLTLLFGRVFCGWICPFGTLHQFFGWIFPSRYLKGNKRVESNKTKGWQSGKYYLMYGFLGAAAAGSAVGGLFDPICVAVRAIGLGVVPALQYLGIRGATVAASTNLRSVQNASDGAQDFLAQTIWTANQGYFHQTWFIIFALVAILFMNRIIPRFWCRALCPLGSFLGVLSRFSIFGMEKDHSKCTDCNLCLVHCQGADSPQGGVKHRQDECFVCFNCETACPEDVIKFKFLPNRKSEILKPDLQRRTMLATTAAGAAAIPAMRVANWPDRAYSEKVIRPPGSVEEREFLERCIRCAECMKVCPNNALHPAFFEAGLEGLWTPILIARIGYCEFSCVLCGQVCPTGAIQKIDEKQKMGIGQKPVSIGTAMYDQGRCLPWSMATPCIVCEEFCPTSPKAIWAEDVEVPKRESHYEAGGEAAKMTTIKVQRPHVDPSLCIGCGACEKVCPIVDKPAVYVTNAGETRSRTNVILLENTSYSS
- a CDS encoding DUF362 domain-containing protein: MAEISRREALSRLGVASGLIGGSALVAKLAYDRGGLDLSRSESERQVRDFGVKAVGDAAVMAIAKSSRDAAELTRKAVEGLGGMKRFISRGDVVAIKPNIGWDRMPVHAANTNPVVVAELVKMAFDAGAARVVVTDASCNEPNRCFTRSGIWRATHAVGATVILPAAHRFREIRMKGDVLDLWPVYTPLVNADKIINVPVAKHHNLSKYTGAMKNWYGLLGGRRNRLHQNIDVSIADLATFMRPTLTVLDATRVLLRNGPQGGNIDDAKDMHQVIASLDPVAVDAYGATLIGEKPANVKYLAMGEERGLGKVAWEQVPRVEV
- the rpmE gene encoding 50S ribosomal protein L31 codes for the protein MKDGIHPQYNVITVACACGNTFQTRSTAKEMPVDVCAACHPFYTGKQRLMDTQGRVDRFRKRYAQKTA
- a CDS encoding DUF1385 domain-containing protein translates to MMRSPHSYAAVVRRRGGALMVREEEMVDPRVGAKAWPLVRGITTLVEALKLGSRCLRFSAEVYEQDLEAEEKAGGARPKSGGPSTLAALSLSIIALVTADPESPPPTSGKDGGAGKSLFTLLTVLFAIGLFVALPQAFAEGTSRVFKLGLDVRDPRFQVITGAAKLLIVVGYMLAIRRMPEIYRVFQYHGAEHKAIHAYEAGQELVVANARSKTTLHPRCGTTFLVMVAMVSILVFTAIGPLLPQLGLGKLGDNLLFFLMKLPFLPFIAAITFEIQRALARWGKGPLALLLYPGFLVQKITTIEPDDSQLEVALAALRSALVREQGRATAQGDSTFDGFEALNEARPAA
- the prfA gene encoding peptide chain release factor 1 encodes the protein MLPVEKLEAVRRRSEELEQLLCEPATIADPSRLLSLGRERSQIQAVVVAFDEWRDLTRRVEEDREMLDDPELGALAQDELPRLEARLVELEKQLQLLLLPQDPNDDKNTILEIRGGTGGEEAALFAGDLLRMYTRFAEQKGWKVELMSTSEAAAGGIKEAIALVTGNRVYSSLKFEGGVHRVQRVPVTEAQGRIHTSTATVAVLPEAEDVDVNIDDKDLRFDIAASGGPGGQGVNTTNSAVQITHLPTGMIVKCQDERSQLKNKSKALKILRSRLLDIEQQKQSEAQRDERRGMVKSGDRSEKIRTYNFPQNRLTDHRIGLTLYQLDRVMEGDLSELIDALVSFHQAAELERQGLR
- a CDS encoding FAD-binding oxidoreductase: MSVIRALESALPGVTVSETSPDRLAYARDLWPRRLLDVRAGRPDLHQPRAVVWPRNTDEVITLTRIAREEGHCLVPFGAGSGVCGGVDPNERTIVVDLKKIRDYSIDSTAPLLDVGAGAMGITLEEDIQRAGFTIGHFPSSILCSTVGGWVAARGAGQCSGLYGKIEDMVVSLDCVLGTGEAVTLRRRFDGPSLVPAIIGSEGTMAIITRAKLRLHPAPIARAYAAFSFADTESGWEALRVMYQAGLRPAVSRLYDPIDSAIMKSGSVRSGRRRRGPGTTSTRVAKLARTILKVPRALNAVIQAAEGNLLGGATMVLVFEGLSDPAHADCERAARIARELGARALGEGPARKWFAHRYSVSYRQAPVFRLGAFSDTMEVAAPWSKLAALYDGVREALGEHVLVMAHLSHAYPDGCSIYFTFSGSADSDEAAIEKYDAAWRSALGAAIAAGGTLSHHHGVGRSKAPRLGEELGYGVEVVRRMMQALDPHGILNPGNLTPRADVPIHEVAAAEPFLPGHIDQASLLATFDGQTSLAEAERQLTQRGLTLGLESEPGQLKIAAFVAAGMPGLRDRWSDPVAQPLAGFSAELGNGRRLVVRPAPRRAVGPDLAALFTGAGEAVGRIEHATLSVHRQGSAPARELTFIGDRNPSADPAERAAWQRVITRVNQP
- a CDS encoding class I SAM-dependent methyltransferase produces the protein MPPPPPSASTEASPVTPVEVVPTVEPPTTRPRRDSVPVQRVDVSTADELSDDDIAPDSDGEEDGDISFPADERSDAAAAEQLADVEIPVERESEPEIAVVIEEEKPPPPPPRRDPPKPPSVAEAKEAQRSKQRKAWWEELFGEDFARANAKLKTPQIVREADFIEESLGVAKGGVLLDLACGGGQHAVELAQRGYGVVGYDLSLYQLAVAADCAQEVGQKLNLLQGDMREMAFEEMFDGIYCWNTSFGYFEEEKNAAVASRIFRALRPGGMFLLDVANRDFVVANQPAQTWFEGEACVCMDDMAVDFITSRLKVKRSLILDDGRTAECGYSIRLYSLHELGKILHDAGFRVTEASGHPSTPGVFFGASSPRILILAQRP